The following are encoded together in the Thalassomonas haliotis genome:
- the msrQ gene encoding protein-methionine-sulfoxide reductase heme-binding subunit MsrQ: protein MLTTKVFWLKLLIHLGALLPLVNLYYLALSDQLTADPVEAVIHFTGIGALNLLLLTLLVSPLSKVSRQGFLMKTRRLLGLYAFTYALLHLLNFLFFEVQFDIALFVGEIVKRPYMTVGMAAFVILLLLALTSFDKVKRRMGKSWQKLHNYSYLAVVLAGVHFYWSVKSEIIEPGIYLLLTLALLSLRRDKFRRWFKRKG from the coding sequence GTGCTAACGACAAAAGTTTTTTGGTTAAAGCTGCTGATCCATTTGGGGGCGTTGCTGCCCTTAGTGAACCTCTATTATCTGGCGCTTAGTGACCAATTAACGGCGGATCCGGTAGAAGCCGTGATCCACTTTACCGGTATCGGGGCGTTAAATTTATTGTTGCTCACCTTATTGGTTTCCCCGCTGTCGAAAGTTAGCCGACAGGGTTTTTTAATGAAAACCAGGCGCTTATTGGGGTTATATGCCTTTACTTATGCCTTGCTGCATTTGCTGAATTTTTTATTTTTTGAGGTGCAGTTTGATATCGCCCTGTTTGTCGGTGAAATCGTTAAACGTCCCTATATGACGGTGGGCATGGCAGCTTTTGTTATTTTGCTGTTGCTGGCGCTGACTTCTTTTGACAAGGTTAAACGGCGTATGGGCAAAAGCTGGCAGAAACTGCACAACTATAGCTACCTGGCGGTTGTGCTGGCGGGTGTCCATTTTTACTGGTCGGTGAAATCCGAGATCATTGAACCTGGGATTTATTTGCTGTTAACCCTGGCGTTGTTATCTTTACGCCGTGATAAATTTCGCCGCTGGTTTAAGCGTAAAGGCTAG
- a CDS encoding amidohydrolase — protein MRKITLPLLAAGVSVTLTACLDTQQQDAKVTIKKNPYPSSYQPLAQQQTLIKNATVLTGTGEKLDNTDVLLQGGKIAQLGKGISASGAMEVDGTGKWLTPGIIDVHSHLGVYPSPSVGSHQDGNEMTSPNTSEVWAEHSVWPQDPGFEAARAGGVTSLQILPGSANLFGGRGVTLRNVPSVTMQGMKFPDAPYGLKMACGENPKRVYGDRKELPSTRMGNMAGYRAAWAEATEYKRAWDKYERDYAAGKNPQAPERDLTLDTLKGVLDGEILIHNHCYKAEEMAMMIDLGKEFNYHSGTFHHAIEAYKIAEPLAENGNCAAMWPDWWGFKMEAYDMVQENVAIVDAVKNSCAIVHSDSDSTIQRLNQEAGKILYRAKESGFALTEADAVGWITLNPAKSLGISDKTGSVEVGKNADVVLWNRNPFSVYAQAEQVFVDGAKVYDRIDEKYQAKSDFLLGQK, from the coding sequence ATGCGCAAAATAACCCTGCCTTTGCTGGCGGCTGGTGTGTCTGTGACCTTAACCGCTTGCCTGGATACCCAGCAGCAGGATGCCAAGGTTACCATTAAGAAAAATCCATACCCAAGCTCTTACCAACCTTTGGCACAACAACAAACCTTGATCAAAAATGCCACTGTGTTAACCGGTACCGGTGAAAAACTCGACAATACCGATGTGTTACTGCAAGGCGGTAAAATTGCCCAACTGGGTAAAGGCATCAGCGCATCAGGCGCGATGGAGGTTGACGGCACCGGCAAGTGGCTGACGCCGGGCATTATCGATGTGCATTCGCATTTAGGGGTTTATCCCAGTCCTTCGGTGGGTTCGCATCAGGACGGCAACGAAATGACCTCGCCGAATACCTCCGAGGTATGGGCCGAGCACAGTGTCTGGCCGCAAGATCCCGGTTTTGAAGCGGCGCGTGCCGGCGGCGTGACTAGCTTGCAAATTTTACCCGGTTCCGCCAATTTATTTGGCGGCCGTGGCGTAACCTTGCGCAATGTGCCCAGCGTGACCATGCAGGGCATGAAATTTCCCGATGCCCCTTACGGTTTGAAGATGGCTTGTGGTGAAAACCCGAAACGGGTTTATGGCGATCGTAAGGAATTGCCTTCCACCCGTATGGGTAATATGGCGGGCTATAGAGCCGCCTGGGCAGAAGCTACCGAATATAAGCGGGCCTGGGACAAATATGAGCGTGATTATGCCGCAGGTAAAAATCCGCAGGCACCGGAGCGAGATTTAACCCTGGATACCCTCAAAGGGGTGCTCGATGGCGAGATCCTCATTCACAATCATTGTTATAAAGCCGAAGAAATGGCGATGATGATAGATTTAGGGAAAGAATTTAATTACCACTCGGGCACTTTCCATCATGCCATTGAGGCCTATAAAATTGCCGAGCCGCTGGCTGAGAACGGCAACTGTGCCGCCATGTGGCCGGACTGGTGGGGCTTTAAAATGGAAGCCTATGATATGGTTCAGGAAAATGTTGCCATTGTTGATGCGGTGAAAAATTCCTGTGCAATTGTGCATTCTGACTCCGACAGCACCATTCAAAGATTAAACCAGGAAGCCGGTAAAATCCTATACCGGGCCAAAGAAAGCGGCTTTGCCTTAACCGAGGCGGATGCCGTTGGCTGGATCACTTTAAATCCGGCGAAATCTTTAGGTATAAGCGATAAAACCGGTTCGGTGGAAGTGGGGAAAAATGCCGATGTGGTGTTGTGGAACCGTAATCCTTTCAGTGTTTATGCCCAGGCAGAGCAAGTTTTTGTTGATGGCGCAAAAGTTTATGATCGCATTGATGAAAAATATCAGGCGAAAAGCGACTTTTTACTGGGACAGAAATAA
- a CDS encoding amidohydrolase family protein: MKLLKTPLSRVALFLSAGISAATLAIGSASAQPLAITHAKVHTVTGQGVLTDATVIIEDGKILAINPQALPAGLAAERIIDARGKTITPGFINSFNQLGLVEVSAVGESQDSREKKADITFDPSLAFNPRSSLIPYSRKGGITRNLVAPGGGDSIFKGQAFAVDLSGEFDSVVKNALGVYVVVGGKSKGSRAFDLQTLWHKLEDRQKALAKEKTKQEAKEKANKDDKSKKDNNGDKEPKRDELILDALLAGEKPLFVKANRASDLLQLIKLKQAFKLDLVLVGAADAALVAKQLAAAEIPVVINALRNLPESFDAMHTSLTSPATLTAAGVKVVLNTSGDTHNLYQLRFTAGNAVANGLSATQALASITANAADVFHLDAGRIAVGQAADLVLWSGDPFELSTRVEKMWIAGEEVGTSSRQDALRERYISKSTLPKAYVK, from the coding sequence ATGAAATTATTAAAAACACCATTAAGCCGTGTCGCCTTATTTCTTAGCGCCGGTATCAGTGCCGCGACCCTGGCTATCGGCTCAGCATCAGCCCAGCCGCTGGCAATTACCCATGCCAAAGTACATACAGTAACCGGGCAGGGGGTGTTAACAGATGCAACCGTGATCATAGAAGACGGTAAAATTCTTGCCATCAATCCGCAGGCGCTGCCGGCAGGGCTTGCTGCCGAGAGGATCATTGATGCCCGAGGGAAAACAATTACACCGGGTTTTATCAACAGTTTTAACCAGCTGGGCCTGGTAGAAGTTTCCGCCGTCGGCGAAAGCCAGGATAGCCGGGAGAAAAAAGCCGATATTACCTTTGATCCCAGTCTGGCCTTTAACCCCAGATCCAGTTTGATCCCTTATAGCCGTAAAGGGGGGATCACCCGTAACCTGGTGGCTCCCGGCGGTGGCGACAGTATCTTTAAAGGGCAGGCATTCGCCGTTGACTTATCGGGGGAATTCGACAGTGTCGTTAAAAACGCCCTTGGGGTTTATGTGGTTGTCGGGGGGAAATCCAAGGGCTCCAGGGCATTTGATTTGCAAACCTTATGGCATAAGCTCGAAGACAGACAAAAAGCTTTGGCTAAGGAAAAAACCAAGCAAGAAGCTAAGGAAAAAGCCAACAAAGACGACAAATCGAAAAAAGACAACAATGGCGATAAAGAGCCAAAACGTGATGAACTTATCCTTGACGCCTTATTGGCAGGGGAGAAACCTCTGTTTGTTAAGGCCAACCGCGCCAGTGACTTGTTGCAGTTAATTAAGTTAAAGCAAGCGTTTAAGCTTGATCTTGTCTTAGTCGGCGCCGCCGATGCGGCTTTGGTGGCTAAACAACTGGCGGCTGCCGAAATCCCGGTCGTGATTAATGCCTTGCGTAACTTGCCGGAAAGTTTTGATGCCATGCATACTTCCCTGACCAGCCCGGCGACGTTAACGGCGGCGGGGGTCAAAGTAGTGTTAAATACCAGCGGTGATACCCACAACCTTTATCAGTTAAGGTTTACTGCCGGTAATGCCGTAGCCAATGGTTTGTCGGCGACACAGGCACTGGCCAGTATCACCGCCAATGCCGCCGATGTTTTCCATCTCGATGCCGGGCGTATTGCCGTAGGGCAGGCGGCAGATCTTGTGCTTTGGAGCGGTGATCCGTTTGAACTTAGCACCCGGGTTGAGAAAATGTGGATAGCGGGTGAGGAAGTTGGCACCAGCAGCCGTCAGGATGCGCTAAGAGAGCGCTATATCAGTAAAAGTACATTGCCAAAGGCTTATGTGAAATAA
- a CDS encoding D-hexose-6-phosphate mutarotase — MSSSILFANQFGQVDKTTFGEAIRGLLIKHQYCQAKISLYGGQVLTWQPEEHQAVLWLSQDSEFSPGKAIRGGIPLCWPWFGPYKDGGNHGFARQQVWQLDSIDVDKDAVTVILSWHGEKVHPLWPAACELRQELVLGKEFKQTLYMKNAGDIELEYSGALHSYFCVSAPENVDIKALNPAKFDDKLTGEKGQTAILPHCRGPLDRVYHYDKAVQLVDRHWQRTIEILPENTRQWVVWNPGTATAEKMSDVHRGGEHEFVCVEAANSQGQKLPPGRWVTMGQTIRVSEH; from the coding sequence ATGTCCAGCTCTATCCTGTTTGCCAACCAATTTGGCCAGGTTGATAAAACCACTTTCGGTGAGGCGATACGTGGTTTATTGATTAAACATCAGTATTGTCAAGCCAAGATCAGCCTTTACGGCGGACAGGTATTAACCTGGCAACCTGAGGAGCATCAAGCGGTTTTATGGTTAAGCCAGGACAGTGAGTTTTCTCCCGGCAAGGCGATCCGCGGCGGTATTCCTTTGTGTTGGCCCTGGTTTGGCCCTTATAAAGATGGTGGCAATCACGGTTTTGCCCGGCAGCAGGTATGGCAGCTGGACAGTATAGATGTCGATAAGGATGCGGTAACGGTTATTCTCAGCTGGCATGGCGAAAAGGTGCACCCCTTATGGCCGGCGGCATGTGAACTGCGCCAGGAGCTGGTATTGGGCAAAGAATTCAAGCAAACCTTGTATATGAAAAATGCCGGGGATATTGAGCTTGAATATAGCGGCGCCCTGCACAGCTATTTTTGTGTCAGCGCCCCGGAAAATGTCGATATCAAGGCATTAAACCCGGCTAAGTTTGATGATAAGTTAACCGGGGAAAAGGGACAAACGGCAATATTACCTCATTGCCGGGGACCGCTGGACAGGGTATATCATTATGATAAAGCGGTGCAGCTTGTTGATCGCCACTGGCAGCGCACCATAGAGATCTTGCCGGAAAATACCCGCCAATGGGTAGTCTGGAATCCGGGCACGGCTACGGCGGAAAAAATGTCTGATGTCCATCGCGGCGGCGAGCATGAATTTGTCTGTGTCGAAGCGGCCAATAGCCAAGGGCAAAAACTGCCGCCGGGACGCTGGGTGACTATGGGTCAAACCATCAGGGTAAGCGAGCATTAA
- a CDS encoding sensor domain-containing diguanylate cyclase: MNVIHKFDHFITALFFFIIITVVATSYFTFKEFFAIHNKRQQEAIIPLFSLITSEVISPLSISQYMAKDPFVINYIEQEKIDPQTILVYLQKVAAQYQMVSFIAIEKHNLMIDSNNKRTELNSQKAEWFHRLKKLSQDQYTDIGNAADPHLYFDVKIFNDKQEFIGFIGVAIDLNYFAEKFRQFQQRFGFELFFVDAQDIITLSSNRIMKTESHHRKNELVNINAFPWYQRFIDNRAQGKNTPVVAIGNNELIVSQMPIRELNWRLFIVAPPASKQAEYWQLFFSKLIIFVLVSCVLYFAFAVTINYFKSSLVKDSQIDFLTRLPNRSYIHRQYQQLARAHDNASIIIADVDLFKEVNDKYGHNVGDEVLKVIGKKLTSSLRKIDLSGRWGGEEFIIILPEADAGLAKRIIERIRIDIAEHKFHLPGETAGFFTSVSFGLVQGPLTKSNLQTQIEKADKALYQAKLNGRNRVQVYSESAED, from the coding sequence ATGAATGTAATCCATAAGTTTGATCATTTTATTACCGCACTTTTCTTTTTTATCATCATTACGGTCGTGGCTACCTCATATTTTACCTTCAAAGAATTCTTCGCCATTCACAATAAACGCCAGCAAGAAGCGATTATTCCCTTATTTTCCTTGATCACCAGTGAAGTGATCAGCCCGCTGTCGATTTCACAATACATGGCTAAAGATCCCTTTGTTATCAATTATATAGAACAGGAAAAGATAGACCCGCAAACCATACTCGTTTATTTACAGAAGGTGGCGGCGCAATATCAAATGGTCAGTTTTATCGCCATTGAAAAGCACAACCTGATGATAGACTCCAACAATAAACGCACTGAGCTCAACAGCCAAAAAGCAGAATGGTTCCATCGCCTTAAAAAGCTCAGCCAGGATCAATATACCGACATAGGCAATGCCGCCGACCCCCACTTATACTTCGACGTTAAAATATTCAATGATAAGCAAGAGTTTATTGGTTTTATCGGCGTAGCCATTGACCTGAATTATTTTGCCGAGAAATTCCGCCAGTTTCAGCAAAGATTTGGTTTTGAACTATTTTTTGTTGACGCTCAGGATATTATCACCCTGTCTTCCAACCGCATCATGAAAACAGAAAGTCATCACAGAAAAAATGAACTGGTTAATATTAATGCCTTTCCCTGGTACCAGCGCTTTATCGATAACAGGGCGCAGGGAAAAAACACCCCGGTGGTCGCCATAGGCAATAATGAGCTGATCGTTTCACAAATGCCGATCAGGGAGCTTAACTGGCGGTTATTTATCGTCGCGCCGCCGGCATCAAAACAGGCGGAATACTGGCAGCTCTTTTTCAGTAAATTGATCATTTTCGTGCTGGTATCCTGTGTGCTCTATTTTGCCTTTGCTGTCACCATCAATTATTTCAAATCCAGCTTAGTAAAAGACTCGCAAATCGACTTTTTAACCCGGCTCCCCAACCGCAGCTATATCCACAGGCAGTACCAGCAACTTGCCAGGGCACATGATAATGCCAGCATCATTATCGCGGATGTCGATCTTTTTAAGGAAGTTAACGACAAATATGGCCATAATGTCGGCGATGAGGTATTGAAAGTTATCGGAAAAAAGTTAACCTCCAGTCTGCGTAAGATTGATTTAAGCGGCCGCTGGGGAGGTGAAGAATTTATTATTATCCTGCCGGAAGCCGACGCCGGGCTGGCAAAAAGGATCATCGAGCGCATCCGAATAGATATCGCCGAACATAAATTTCATCTACCGGGAGAAACTGCCGGCTTTTTTACCAGTGTCAGTTTTGGCCTGGTCCAGGGACCCTTAACAAAAAGCAATTTACAAACGCAAATAGAGAAAGCCGATAAAGCCCTGTACCAGGCAAAACTCAATGGCAGAAACCGGGTACAGGTTTACTCTGAATCCGCTGAGGATTAA
- the mutH gene encoding DNA mismatch repair endonuclease MutH: MNIPSSEAELLQRAQMLAGLSLGEIARQANIAVPTSLNKEKGWIGLLLEHVLGASAGSRPEPDFPALGIELKSLPIDRNGKPLETTFVCVAPLTGLVGARWENSHVRNKMSRVLWVPVISERSIAIVDRIVGTPFIWSPSPEEENLMAMDWQELTDMIVLGRVEQISGKHGQVLQLRPKAANSQARTQAYDKNGKPFKTLPRGFYLKIAFTQMLLHKHLRVG, from the coding sequence ATTAATATCCCCTCATCAGAAGCCGAATTACTGCAACGGGCACAAATGTTGGCAGGTCTTAGTTTAGGCGAAATCGCCCGCCAGGCCAACATTGCCGTACCAACAAGTCTCAATAAAGAAAAAGGCTGGATAGGCCTGTTGCTCGAACATGTCTTAGGCGCCAGTGCCGGCTCACGCCCTGAGCCTGACTTTCCTGCGCTGGGCATAGAATTAAAATCCCTGCCGATAGACAGAAACGGCAAACCGCTGGAAACCACCTTTGTTTGTGTTGCGCCGTTAACCGGCTTGGTGGGCGCCAGGTGGGAAAACAGCCATGTCAGAAACAAAATGTCCCGGGTATTATGGGTGCCTGTGATCTCAGAAAGAAGCATCGCCATTGTCGACCGTATCGTAGGCACCCCCTTTATCTGGTCCCCTTCCCCCGAAGAAGAAAATTTAATGGCGATGGACTGGCAGGAGCTGACCGACATGATAGTGCTGGGCCGGGTCGAGCAAATCAGCGGCAAACACGGACAGGTATTACAGCTCAGGCCCAAAGCCGCCAACAGTCAGGCCAGAACCCAGGCTTATGATAAAAACGGTAAACCTTTTAAAACTCTACCCCGGGGTTTTTACCTGAAAATTGCCTTTACCCAAATGTTATTACACAAACATTTACGGGTCGGTTAG
- the rppH gene encoding RNA pyrophosphohydrolase, protein MIDAEGYRANVGIVIINDRGQVFWARRFGQHSWQFPQGGVDEGETAEQTLFRELHEEVGLKPEHVKIVASSKHWLRYKLPKRFIRHDSKPVCIGQKQKWFLLKLTSEESAVDLLHSAHPEFDDWRWVSYWYPVRQVVSFKRDVYRKVMKEFAPVGLPFNRQERRKRRA, encoded by the coding sequence GTGATAGATGCCGAAGGCTATCGCGCCAATGTCGGCATAGTAATAATAAATGACAGGGGACAAGTATTTTGGGCAAGACGTTTTGGGCAACATTCATGGCAATTTCCGCAGGGCGGGGTTGATGAAGGTGAAACCGCAGAACAAACACTTTTTCGTGAGTTGCATGAAGAAGTCGGGTTAAAACCGGAACATGTAAAGATAGTTGCATCAAGCAAGCATTGGCTAAGATATAAATTACCGAAACGTTTCATCAGACATGATAGTAAACCTGTTTGTATCGGACAAAAGCAGAAGTGGTTTTTACTTAAGCTAACCAGTGAAGAATCCGCTGTGGATCTGTTGCACTCGGCCCATCCGGAATTTGATGACTGGCGCTGGGTGAGTTACTGGTATCCGGTCCGCCAGGTGGTATCATTTAAGCGAGATGTTTACCGGAAAGTGATGAAAGAATTTGCACCCGTTGGTTTGCCGTTTAACCGCCAGGAAAGGCGAAAACGCAGGGCCTGA
- the ptsP gene encoding phosphoenolpyruvate--protein phosphotransferase: MLTTLRRIVLEFSQDPKLQSALLRMVSQVKKAMNTDCCSVYLADYEKQNFILMASDGLAEDSLGHTTIGFSEGLVGLVGQREEPLNIADAKFHPHFKHIPEVQEDELNAFLGTPIIHRRKVLGILIIQQKEARNFTENEEAFLVTLAAQLAMVLVNAEARGILGQNQDNGKWLKQLTGVPGAPGVAMGNIVVSQPKADLDSVSLQKVYASAEQLKRYNQAVARTRADFADMSVKLGNIISDASLDIFEVYKQLLDTANLGKDVTSKINSGWSAESALKLVIDIYIVKFESIEDSYLRERASDIRDLGNRVLFNLQQQTRVDESLPDEFILAAQDVTASMLAEYQHLGLKGIISLSGSNNSHAAILSRALGLPAIMGVESVPLAQLHQQLAIVDGYSGDLFIAPDETLKREYQHLIAEEDALTVKVQQVVDLPAITQDGKAIELLLNAGLSTGFEHSLHSGAVGIGLYRTEIPFMNRSCFPSEQEQTLWYRHVLSAFPKQTVTMRTLDVGGDKSLPYFPIVEENPFLGWRGIRITLDHPEIFLLQVRAMIKANHGQNNLEIMLPMISSVSEVDDAIRLINQAYYELSSELPEHEGKLPRPRIGIMLEVPGVIFQLKELSRRVDFFSVGSNDLTQYLLAVDRNNSRVASLYDAYHPAVLRALKTIADESGKHMVPLSLCGELASDPAGAILLLAMGYDKLSMNPHNVARIKWVIRHIDFQRAKVILAHALSLETAKQVHGYLNEQLEQVGLGGFVRAGM, from the coding sequence ATGTTAACAACACTACGTCGTATAGTGCTGGAATTTAGTCAGGATCCTAAGCTGCAAAGTGCGCTCTTGCGTATGGTAAGCCAGGTCAAAAAAGCCATGAACACGGATTGTTGTTCGGTCTATCTGGCGGACTATGAAAAACAAAACTTTATTCTTATGGCATCAGACGGTTTGGCTGAAGATTCTTTAGGCCACACCACCATAGGCTTTTCCGAAGGTCTGGTCGGCCTGGTCGGTCAGCGGGAGGAGCCGCTTAATATAGCCGACGCCAAGTTTCATCCCCACTTTAAACATATTCCGGAAGTCCAGGAAGATGAATTAAACGCTTTTCTCGGTACGCCGATAATTCATCGCCGTAAGGTGCTGGGGATTTTGATCATCCAGCAAAAAGAGGCGCGTAACTTTACCGAGAATGAAGAAGCCTTTTTAGTGACCTTAGCGGCCCAGCTTGCCATGGTGCTGGTAAATGCCGAAGCCCGGGGTATCTTGGGGCAGAACCAGGATAACGGTAAATGGCTTAAGCAGCTTACCGGGGTGCCCGGGGCGCCGGGGGTTGCCATGGGCAATATCGTGGTCAGTCAGCCCAAAGCCGATCTTGACTCAGTGTCATTGCAAAAAGTCTATGCCAGTGCCGAACAGTTAAAGCGTTATAACCAGGCGGTTGCCAGAACCCGTGCCGATTTTGCCGATATGAGCGTCAAACTCGGCAATATCATCTCGGATGCCAGTTTGGATATTTTCGAGGTTTATAAACAGTTACTCGATACCGCCAACTTAGGCAAAGATGTCACTTCTAAAATCAACAGCGGCTGGAGTGCCGAAAGTGCCCTTAAGTTAGTGATCGATATCTATATCGTCAAATTCGAAAGCATCGAAGATAGCTATTTGCGGGAGCGGGCCAGCGATATCCGCGACTTGGGCAACCGGGTCTTGTTTAATTTACAACAGCAGACCCGGGTGGACGAATCCCTGCCGGATGAGTTTATCCTGGCTGCCCAGGATGTCACCGCTTCTATGCTGGCGGAATATCAACACCTGGGACTTAAGGGCATTATTTCCCTGTCCGGCTCCAATAATTCTCATGCCGCGATACTTTCCCGGGCGCTGGGGTTGCCGGCGATTATGGGGGTTGAGTCCGTCCCTTTAGCACAACTGCACCAGCAGCTGGCGATAGTAGACGGCTACAGCGGTGATTTATTTATTGCCCCGGATGAGACATTAAAGCGGGAATATCAACACCTGATCGCCGAAGAAGATGCGCTAACGGTGAAAGTGCAGCAAGTGGTCGATTTACCGGCGATTACCCAGGATGGCAAAGCGATAGAATTATTGCTTAATGCCGGCTTGAGCACCGGCTTTGAACACTCCCTGCATTCGGGGGCGGTGGGCATAGGTTTATACCGCACCGAAATTCCTTTTATGAACCGCAGCTGTTTTCCTTCGGAGCAGGAGCAAACCTTGTGGTATCGCCATGTGTTGTCGGCTTTTCCCAAGCAAACCGTGACCATGAGAACTTTGGATGTCGGTGGAGATAAATCTTTGCCTTATTTTCCTATTGTCGAAGAAAACCCGTTTTTGGGTTGGCGCGGCATACGTATCACCTTAGATCACCCGGAAATCTTCTTGCTGCAGGTGCGGGCGATGATCAAGGCGAACCACGGGCAAAACAACCTGGAAATTATGCTGCCTATGATTTCCAGCGTTTCCGAGGTTGATGATGCTATTCGCTTGATTAACCAGGCTTATTATGAACTCTCATCTGAACTTCCTGAACATGAAGGCAAGTTGCCGCGCCCGAGGATTGGCATTATGCTGGAAGTTCCCGGGGTTATTTTCCAGCTCAAAGAGCTGTCCCGCAGGGTGGACTTCTTTTCCGTGGGCAGCAATGACCTGACCCAGTATCTGCTGGCGGTCGACAGGAACAATTCCCGGGTGGCCAGTTTATACGACGCTTATCACCCGGCGGTGTTGCGGGCGTTAAAAACCATTGCCGATGAATCCGGCAAGCATATGGTTCCTTTGAGTTTATGCGGCGAATTAGCCAGTGACCCGGCGGGAGCTATCTTGTTGCTGGCCATGGGGTATGACAAGTTAAGTATGAATCCCCATAATGTTGCCCGTATCAAGTGGGTGATCCGCCATATCGATTTTCAGCGGGCCAAGGTGATATTGGCCCATGCCCTGTCTTTAGAGACGGCGAAGCAAGTGCACGGCTATTTGAATGAACAGCTGGAGCAGGTCGGGCTTGGCGGCTTTGTCCGGGCCGGTATGTGA
- a CDS encoding sulfite exporter TauE/SafE family protein codes for MFVTVFFSCLCIGAVVGFLSGLLGIGGGLIIVPALVYLLPQLGISTAVVMPVALATSLASIVVTSSMAMWVHHKNHNIPWPITRPLMAMMALGALSGAFIADILPAKTLTQIFALAVISLACYMLLSLKSSKVSSMPDIKLVQLIGLCTGILSSLMGIAGGAILVPVLSYFGVHLRHSIGIATACGVMVAIFGSLGYVVTGMDQLGLPPWSLGYVYLPALLGLVATSSVFAPLGVRYAARLPLATLKKSFALFLILVAAKMLWP; via the coding sequence ATGTTTGTTACGGTTTTTTTTAGTTGTCTTTGTATCGGCGCCGTTGTCGGCTTTTTATCCGGTTTATTAGGCATAGGCGGCGGCCTGATCATAGTGCCGGCTTTAGTGTATTTGTTGCCGCAATTAGGTATTTCAACAGCCGTGGTGATGCCGGTAGCCTTGGCGACCTCGTTGGCATCGATAGTGGTGACTTCTTCCATGGCGATGTGGGTCCATCATAAAAATCATAATATTCCCTGGCCGATAACCCGGCCCTTAATGGCAATGATGGCACTGGGGGCGCTGTCCGGGGCTTTTATTGCCGATATTTTACCGGCGAAAACCCTGACGCAAATCTTTGCCCTGGCGGTGATTTCTCTTGCCTGTTATATGTTGCTTTCTCTCAAGTCTTCTAAAGTCAGTTCGATGCCGGATATTAAGCTGGTGCAGCTGATAGGTTTATGTACCGGGATACTGTCAAGTTTAATGGGCATTGCCGGTGGGGCGATTTTAGTGCCGGTATTGAGTTATTTTGGCGTGCACTTGCGCCATAGCATCGGCATAGCCACCGCCTGTGGTGTTATGGTCGCGATATTTGGCTCCCTCGGTTATGTCGTTACCGGGATGGACCAGTTGGGATTGCCCCCCTGGAGTTTAGGGTATGTTTACCTGCCTGCGCTGTTAGGTTTAGTGGCCACTTCGTCGGTTTTTGCTCCCTTAGGGGTGAGATATGCTGCCCGTTTGCCCCTGGCAACTTTAAAGAAATCTTTTGCCCTGTTCCTGATTCTGGTGGCGGCAAAAATGCTTTGGCCTTAG
- the lgt gene encoding prolipoprotein diacylglyceryl transferase — MTENFLQFPQIDPIIFSIGPIALRWYGMMYLIGFLAAIFIANKAADKSNGLWTREQVSDLLFYGFLGVILGGRLGYVLFYQFDYFLADPLYLVKIWQGGMSFHGGLLGVIAAIYLFARKTNKAFLSVGDFVAPLVPIGLGMGRIGNFINAELWGRQTDVPWAMVFPTDDLKLPRHPSQLYEFALEGVLLFIILYFISRKPRTAGLASGTFLIGYGVFRMIVELFREPDAHLGFYFSFISMGQILSLPMVIAGIALIYWGWVQQAKLAIKGQES, encoded by the coding sequence ATGACCGAGAATTTTCTACAATTTCCTCAGATAGATCCCATTATTTTCAGTATCGGACCCATAGCACTGCGCTGGTACGGTATGATGTATCTGATCGGCTTTCTGGCCGCTATTTTTATTGCCAATAAAGCCGCCGACAAGAGCAACGGCCTATGGACCCGGGAGCAGGTCAGTGACTTGCTGTTTTATGGTTTTCTCGGGGTGATTTTAGGAGGGCGCTTAGGTTATGTGCTCTTTTATCAATTCGACTACTTTCTGGCTGACCCTTTATACCTGGTGAAAATTTGGCAGGGGGGCATGTCGTTCCACGGCGGCCTGCTCGGGGTGATCGCGGCTATTTATCTTTTTGCCCGTAAAACCAATAAGGCTTTCTTATCTGTCGGCGATTTTGTCGCGCCTCTGGTGCCTATTGGCTTAGGTATGGGGCGTATAGGCAACTTTATCAATGCCGAGTTATGGGGACGGCAAACCGATGTTCCCTGGGCCATGGTATTCCCAACAGACGATCTGAAATTACCCCGCCATCCCTCCCAGCTGTATGAGTTTGCCCTGGAAGGGGTTTTGCTGTTCATTATTTTATATTTCATTAGCCGCAAGCCCAGAACCGCAGGCCTGGCCTCGGGGACTTTCCTGATAGGTTACGGGGTGTTTAGAATGATAGTGGAATTATTCCGCGAGCCGGATGCCCATTTAGGGTTTTACTTCTCATTTATTTCCATGGGACAAATATTAAGTTTACCTATGGTGATCGCCGGTATTGCCCTGATTTACTGGGGCTGGGTTCAGCAGGCGAAACTAGCCATTAAGGGGCAAGAATCATGA